The candidate division KSB1 bacterium nucleotide sequence TGCACCCAAAGGCCACCATCATTGTCGACAAGGAGGCAGCCTCAGAACTAACCGGCAGCTACACGGGCTGACCGAACGGGCCAGCAAGCGTCAAAATCGTTGCGTCGGGTGGCGGGCTGGGGTCTTGACAGGAGCGGCGGTTTTTGTTAACATCATCCGCTGGGGTGCGGAAGAAGGAGGGGTCGTTGGATGTTCCAAGCCAAGAGGAGTTGAGCCATGGCGGTGGGAAGAGGTACCCTGAACAAGGTGCTGCTCATCGGTCGCCTGGGCAGTGACCCCGAGTACCGGGTGGCGCCGAACGGAGTGCCGGTGGTGAACTTCAATGTGGCCACCAACATCGTCTGGCGCGACGAGCAGGGGAACCAGAAGGAGCGCACCGATTGGCACCGGGTTGTGGTGTGGCGCAAGCTGGCCGAAACGGCAAGGCAATTCCTGAAGAAGGGCAGCCGTGTGTACATCGAGGGCCACCTGCAAACGCGCACCTATGAGGACCAGAACAA carries:
- a CDS encoding single-stranded DNA-binding protein, yielding MAVGRGTLNKVLLIGRLGSDPEYRVAPNGVPVVNFNVATNIVWRDEQGNQKERTDWHRVVVWRKLAETARQFLKKGSRVYIEGHLQTRTYEDQNNVRRWVTEVVAETIQFLDAKADVLGVKEETEEPPPPPEDLLPTGPTEEDNIPF